In a single window of the Methylophaga frappieri genome:
- the trpD gene encoding anthranilate phosphoribosyltransferase produces the protein MSVLTLSLPQAIKRVMQRDNLTDEEMTQVMQQIMTGQATDAQIGGFLIGLAMKGETVAEITAAAKVMRQLATPVTIQSAPIIDTCGTGGDGASSFNVSTASAFVVAAAGAKVAKHGNRSVSSTSGSADVLEAAGVNLDISPEQVAHCIETVGIGFIFAQKHHGAMKHAIAARKEMAVRTIFNLLGPLTNPAGAPYQVLGVYDRQWLRPVAEVLQQLGSRHVLVVHSADGMDEISIGAETTIAELKDGKINEYTIQPEDFGLQRADITALSVNNVTESLAMIQSIFAGHSGPARDIVVLNAGAAIYAADLSDDLASGIQLAQNLIDNGVAAKKLDALIQCSQGLTNE, from the coding sequence ATGAGCGTATTAACGCTTAGTCTGCCGCAAGCCATAAAACGGGTGATGCAGCGCGATAATCTGACCGATGAAGAGATGACGCAAGTGATGCAGCAAATCATGACGGGGCAGGCAACCGATGCGCAGATTGGGGGTTTTTTAATTGGACTCGCAATGAAAGGTGAGACGGTTGCTGAGATTACGGCAGCAGCCAAAGTCATGCGTCAACTGGCAACGCCCGTTACGATTCAAAGCGCCCCCATCATTGATACCTGTGGCACAGGCGGCGATGGCGCCAGTAGTTTTAATGTCTCAACTGCCAGTGCATTTGTTGTCGCCGCGGCAGGTGCCAAAGTCGCAAAACATGGCAACCGTTCCGTTTCCAGCACGTCGGGCAGCGCGGATGTGCTTGAGGCTGCGGGTGTTAATCTGGATATTAGCCCGGAACAAGTTGCGCATTGTATCGAAACTGTCGGTATCGGATTTATTTTTGCTCAAAAACATCATGGTGCAATGAAACATGCCATTGCTGCACGTAAAGAAATGGCCGTTCGTACCATTTTCAATTTGCTTGGCCCGTTAACCAATCCTGCCGGTGCCCCCTATCAAGTGTTAGGGGTTTATGATCGGCAATGGTTACGCCCAGTTGCTGAGGTGCTCCAGCAACTGGGTAGTCGTCATGTCCTGGTTGTCCATTCAGCAGATGGCATGGATGAAATCAGTATTGGTGCAGAGACAACCATTGCAGAGCTCAAAGATGGCAAGATCAACGAATACACGATTCAACCCGAAGATTTTGGTCTACAGCGTGCAGATATCACCGCACTTAGTGTCAATAATGTCACGGAAAGTTTAGCGATGATTCAATCCATCTTTGCAGGGCATTCTGGTCCGGCCAGAGATATTGTTGTCTTAAATGCGGGCGCTGCGATTTATGCCGCTGATTTAAGTGACGATCTGGCAAGTGGCATCCAATTAGCACAAAACTTAATCGATAACGGTGTAGCAGCCAAAAAGCTTGATGCACTGATTCAATGCAGTCAGGGACTGACAAATGAATAG
- a CDS encoding CinA family protein: MPLVSDESLYQYTEKLASLLLAQQKQLVTAESCTGGWLAKCCTDLAGSSVWFQGGIVSYSNALKRQLLQVSEATLMQHGAVSEPVVRAMAMGALQQLGGDVSVAISGIAGPSGGTKAKPIGLVWFGFANSENIFCTQKRFTGDRSAVRQQAVAFALTELIKMLE, from the coding sequence ATGCCACTTGTTTCCGATGAATCTCTTTATCAATACACTGAAAAACTTGCATCACTCCTGCTCGCACAACAAAAACAGTTGGTTACAGCGGAATCCTGTACCGGCGGCTGGCTGGCGAAGTGTTGCACCGATTTGGCAGGCAGTTCCGTCTGGTTTCAAGGCGGCATCGTCAGTTATAGCAATGCGTTAAAACGCCAGCTACTTCAGGTCTCCGAAGCGACGCTCATGCAACATGGTGCCGTTAGCGAGCCGGTTGTTCGTGCCATGGCAATGGGCGCTTTGCAACAACTTGGTGGCGATGTCAGCGTTGCCATCAGCGGTATTGCAGGGCCAAGTGGTGGCACCAAGGCAAAACCGATTGGCCTGGTTTGGTTTGGTTTTGCCAATTCTGAAAACATTTTTTGCACACAAAAACGCTTTACTGGCGATCGTAGCGCAGTCAGGCAACAAGCCGTTGCCTTTGCCTTAACTGAACTCATCAAAATGCTAGAGTGA
- the mutS gene encoding DNA mismatch repair protein MutS — MKDLSHHTPMMQQYLRIKAAHPDTLLFYRMGDFYELFYDDAHKAAQLLDITLTARGNSNGAPIPMAGVPYHAAESYLARLLKQGESVVICEQVGDPATSKGPVERKVVRTLTPGTLTDDALLDQGREHYLVAIAGNAKGYGLAAADLSSGRFWITELNDSAALQAELARLKPAEILADDSQTSQLRHYQSQWRVVPEWHFEESAARQRLCAHFETSDLHGFGCESATLAIRAAGCLLNYAQQTQQTALPQIRSISYESLADFILIDPQSRRNLELEVNLSGGKAHTLISVIDRTLTPMGGRLLRRWLLQPDRRSSVIKERHQAIEQISEQDLVADLQACLKSVSDIERIITRIEIRSARPRDFTQLRQTLAQLPTLHHALRDVNGPLKQVDRKLGEFREVKLLLEQAIIAEPPLLIRDGGVIAAGYDAELDHLRQMQHNANDYLQAIESRERQRTGVNTLKVGYNKVHGYFIELGKAHQLDLPDDYQRRQTLKNAERYITPELKEYEDQALRAKDKALALEKSLYDALFDKLAPDLPALAESARALACLDVFCNLAERAKTLHYSQPVLTERSEISITAGRHPVVEAVQTAPFCANDLRFDATRMHIVTGPNMGGKSTYMRQTALIIIMAAMGSYVPADKAFIGPVDQIFTRIGATDDLAGGRSTFMVEMNEAANILNNATANSLVLMDEVGRGTSTFDGLALAWSCAEKLVRDIGAYCLFATHYFEMTRLPELYEAAGNVHLDAVEHGDDIVFLHQLKPGAASQSYGLQVAKLAGVPNDVIHAARQQLTQLEQQTRQLTSSEKPADSAIKPDTTALLAAMQQLDPDELTPKQALETLYQLKKLL, encoded by the coding sequence ATGAAAGACCTTTCTCATCATACCCCTATGATGCAGCAATATCTGCGGATTAAAGCTGCGCATCCCGATACTTTATTGTTTTATCGCATGGGCGACTTTTATGAGCTGTTTTATGATGATGCGCATAAAGCCGCTCAGCTGCTGGATATCACGTTGACAGCCCGTGGCAACAGCAATGGTGCCCCCATCCCGATGGCGGGCGTGCCGTATCATGCGGCGGAAAGTTATCTGGCAAGATTATTAAAGCAGGGCGAGTCCGTCGTGATTTGTGAGCAAGTAGGGGATCCGGCAACCAGTAAGGGGCCAGTTGAACGAAAAGTAGTCCGGACTTTAACGCCGGGTACGCTCACCGATGATGCGCTGTTAGACCAAGGTCGCGAGCATTATCTGGTAGCGATAGCGGGGAATGCCAAAGGGTATGGCCTAGCGGCAGCGGACCTGAGCAGCGGCCGGTTTTGGATAACAGAATTAAACGATAGTGCTGCGTTACAAGCCGAACTGGCCAGATTAAAACCAGCCGAAATTCTGGCTGATGACAGCCAAACATCACAATTGAGACATTATCAATCGCAATGGCGTGTTGTACCGGAATGGCATTTTGAAGAATCTGCAGCGCGCCAGCGTCTCTGTGCCCACTTTGAAACCAGCGATTTACATGGCTTTGGATGCGAATCAGCAACCTTAGCTATTCGAGCTGCTGGTTGTTTATTGAATTATGCTCAACAAACCCAACAAACCGCGTTACCCCAGATACGTTCGATCAGTTATGAATCCCTTGCCGACTTTATTCTGATCGACCCGCAGTCGCGGAGAAATCTCGAATTAGAAGTGAACTTGAGTGGGGGGAAGGCGCATACCTTAATTTCTGTTATTGATCGAACATTGACGCCAATGGGCGGACGCTTGCTTCGTCGTTGGCTGCTTCAACCAGATCGCCGTTCCAGTGTGATTAAAGAGCGTCACCAGGCTATTGAACAGATATCAGAACAAGACTTAGTGGCCGATCTGCAAGCCTGTCTGAAGTCGGTGTCGGATATTGAACGCATTATTACCCGGATTGAAATACGCTCAGCCCGGCCGCGGGACTTTACCCAATTACGACAGACATTGGCACAGCTGCCAACGCTGCATCATGCTTTGCGTGACGTAAATGGTCCTTTGAAGCAGGTGGATAGAAAGCTAGGCGAGTTTCGCGAAGTTAAACTGTTGTTGGAGCAGGCCATTATTGCTGAGCCACCGCTGTTAATTCGGGATGGCGGTGTGATAGCGGCAGGCTACGACGCAGAACTGGATCATTTACGCCAGATGCAGCACAACGCTAATGATTATTTGCAAGCCATAGAGAGTCGTGAGCGCCAACGAACGGGCGTCAATACGCTTAAAGTGGGCTATAACAAGGTACACGGCTATTTTATCGAATTAGGCAAAGCACATCAGCTTGATTTACCAGACGATTATCAACGTCGGCAGACGCTTAAAAATGCGGAACGCTATATCACCCCAGAGCTAAAAGAGTACGAAGATCAAGCGCTTCGTGCTAAAGATAAAGCGCTGGCACTGGAAAAATCGCTTTACGACGCTTTGTTTGACAAATTAGCACCGGATTTACCCGCCTTGGCAGAATCGGCACGAGCATTGGCATGTTTAGATGTGTTTTGTAATCTGGCTGAGCGTGCAAAGACATTACATTACAGCCAGCCAGTCTTGACAGAGAGATCCGAAATATCAATCACAGCCGGCCGACATCCCGTTGTTGAAGCGGTGCAAACTGCGCCGTTTTGCGCCAACGATCTGCGGTTTGACGCAACCCGCATGCACATTGTGACCGGGCCAAATATGGGTGGCAAATCCACCTATATGCGGCAAACAGCGCTGATTATCATCATGGCCGCGATGGGCAGTTATGTGCCAGCGGACAAGGCTTTTATTGGACCTGTCGATCAGATCTTTACTCGAATTGGTGCCACGGATGATCTGGCTGGTGGTCGTTCCACATTTATGGTGGAGATGAATGAAGCGGCAAATATTTTGAATAATGCAACAGCCAACAGTTTAGTACTGATGGACGAAGTCGGCCGTGGTACCAGTACCTTTGATGGGTTGGCATTAGCCTGGAGTTGTGCGGAAAAATTAGTCCGTGATATTGGCGCGTATTGTCTGTTTGCCACGCATTATTTTGAAATGACACGGTTACCAGAGCTTTATGAAGCCGCTGGTAATGTGCATCTGGATGCGGTTGAACATGGTGATGACATTGTTTTTTTACATCAATTAAAACCCGGTGCGGCGAGCCAGAGTTACGGTCTACAAGTCGCCAAGCTGGCTGGCGTTCCAAATGACGTTATCCATGCTGCTCGTCAGCAACTTACGCAATTGGAGCAGCAAACACGGCAACTGACGTCGTCTGAAAAGCCAGCTGATAGTGCAATTAAGCCGGATACGACCGCATTACTCGCTGCGATGCAGCAACTTGACCCAGATGAGTTAACGCCTAAACAGGCGCTTGAGACGTTATACCAGCTGAAAAAATTATTATGA
- the rpe gene encoding ribulose-phosphate 3-epimerase has translation MAEFKIAPSILSADFARLGEEVVNVLASGADIVHFDVMDNHYVPNLTIGPLVCDALRKHGVTAEIDVHLMVKPVDRIIPDFAQAGASYITFHPEASEHIDRSLQLVKAEGCKSGLVFNPATPLSLAEHVLDKVDRILLMSVNPGFGGQKFIPHTLEKLRQARKMIDESGYDIDLEIDGGVNVKNIREIAEAGARTFVAGSAVFGAAKADDPNQYDSILAAMREELAKAAV, from the coding sequence ATGGCCGAATTTAAAATCGCCCCGTCTATCCTGTCAGCTGACTTTGCTCGTTTGGGTGAAGAGGTAGTAAACGTACTGGCTTCCGGAGCAGATATTGTGCATTTTGACGTAATGGATAACCACTACGTGCCAAACCTGACCATTGGTCCATTGGTCTGCGATGCCTTGCGCAAACACGGTGTGACAGCAGAAATTGATGTTCATCTCATGGTCAAACCCGTGGATCGAATCATCCCTGATTTTGCCCAAGCTGGCGCCAGTTATATTACTTTTCATCCAGAAGCGTCAGAACACATTGATCGCAGTCTACAATTAGTCAAAGCTGAAGGTTGTAAGTCTGGTTTAGTATTTAATCCTGCTACCCCGTTATCGTTAGCTGAACATGTTTTAGATAAGGTTGACCGCATTTTATTGATGTCAGTTAATCCCGGTTTTGGTGGCCAAAAATTCATCCCTCATACATTAGAAAAACTGCGCCAAGCTCGCAAAATGATTGATGAAAGTGGCTACGATATCGATTTAGAGATCGATGGTGGCGTCAACGTGAAAAACATTCGTGAAATCGCTGAAGCAGGCGCGCGGACTTTTGTTGCGGGCAGCGCCGTATTTGGTGCGGCAAAAGCAGATGATCCGAATCAATATGACTCTATTCTTGCTGCCATGCGCGAAGAACTTGCCAAAGCAGCTGTGTAA
- a CDS encoding YcgL domain-containing protein, which produces METHIYKSKRKAEMYLYLLVEDDFSVVPETLLNAFEPAPEKVMTLRLSSDRPLAREDVDQVMQQLQEQGFYLQMPPSAMSLLEKERATNAAAS; this is translated from the coding sequence ATGGAAACCCACATCTATAAATCCAAACGCAAAGCAGAAATGTACTTGTATTTGCTCGTCGAAGATGACTTTTCGGTAGTGCCAGAAACGCTTCTAAACGCTTTTGAGCCCGCTCCCGAAAAAGTCATGACATTGCGTCTGTCTTCTGACCGGCCATTAGCAAGAGAAGATGTTGATCAAGTCATGCAACAATTACAAGAGCAAGGTTTCTACCTGCAAATGCCACCATCAGCAATGAGTCTGCTGGAAAAAGAACGCGCGACTAACGCCGCCGCATCATAA
- the recX gene encoding recombination regulator RecX, which yields MSRSCQEHAISLLARREHSAFELRQKLSQHAYSDNEIEHVLQLLQEQGLQDDARFASQYWRYRANKGYGALRIKQELQQRGLTNEHIQQAMMEVEIDWFVLAVNVRCKRFGNKAPSDLKERAKQQRFLQYRGFTFDEIKESFNNNP from the coding sequence GTGAGCCGCTCTTGCCAAGAGCATGCGATCTCGTTGCTTGCAAGACGCGAACACAGTGCATTTGAATTAAGGCAAAAGTTGTCACAACACGCGTATTCGGACAATGAAATTGAACACGTTTTGCAGTTGTTACAAGAACAAGGTTTGCAGGATGATGCGCGATTTGCCTCGCAATATTGGCGTTATCGCGCTAATAAAGGCTATGGCGCCCTGCGGATAAAGCAGGAGTTGCAACAACGTGGCTTGACGAATGAGCACATTCAACAGGCGATGATGGAAGTAGAAATTGATTGGTTTGTATTAGCGGTCAACGTACGATGCAAACGTTTTGGTAATAAAGCGCCCAGCGACTTGAAAGAACGAGCTAAACAGCAACGTTTTTTGCAGTACCGGGGATTTACTTTTGATGAGATTAAAGAAAGTTTTAATAACAACCCATGA
- the trpE gene encoding anthranilate synthase component I, producing the protein MKQAEFEQLAAEGYNRIPLSREVLADLDTPLSTYLKLADAPYSYLFESVQGGEKWGRFSIIGLPCHQVIRIYGSQIRIYKDNELTHTLIEADPLRWIEGFQQSFRVAEIDGLPKFNGGLVGYFGYDTVRYIESRLGHAPASDPLGCPDILLMVSDELVVFDNLSNCLYLIVHADPAVEGAYELAQQRLDALVDQLREATPKRKKAYSGNQVDEQDFVSGFTHDGFVDAVDKAKQYITDGDIMQVVLSQRLSIPFKAEPIDLYRALRTLNPSPYMFYLHLDDFHVVGSSPEILVRMEDQEITVRPIAGTRKRGKTEAEDVALENELLADPKELAEHLMLIDLGRNDIGRVSETGSVNLTDKMVIERYSHVMHIVSNVTGKLKPTFNAMDALRATFPAGTVSGAPKVRAMEIIDELEPVKRGVYAGAVGYLSWTGNLDTAIAIRTAVIKQDQLHIQAGAGIVYDSVPESEWQETMNKARAVFRAVAMAEAGLQPPTSDLS; encoded by the coding sequence ATGAAACAGGCAGAATTTGAACAATTAGCCGCAGAGGGCTACAACCGCATTCCCTTGTCAAGAGAAGTGCTTGCCGATCTGGATACGCCGCTCAGTACGTATCTTAAATTAGCCGATGCCCCCTACTCTTATTTGTTCGAATCTGTCCAAGGCGGTGAGAAATGGGGCCGCTTCTCAATCATTGGTCTGCCTTGCCATCAAGTTATTCGCATTTATGGGTCACAAATTCGAATCTATAAAGATAACGAATTGACGCATACGCTGATTGAAGCCGATCCGCTTCGCTGGATTGAAGGTTTTCAGCAATCTTTTCGTGTTGCTGAAATCGATGGATTGCCGAAGTTTAATGGTGGACTGGTCGGCTATTTTGGTTATGACACGGTACGTTACATTGAATCAAGACTTGGCCATGCCCCTGCCAGTGACCCACTAGGTTGTCCCGATATTTTACTCATGGTTTCTGATGAGCTGGTCGTATTTGATAATCTCAGTAACTGTTTGTATTTGATTGTACATGCCGATCCGGCTGTCGAAGGGGCTTATGAACTCGCGCAACAGCGTTTAGATGCCCTTGTCGATCAATTACGCGAAGCAACACCAAAACGAAAAAAAGCATATTCTGGCAACCAGGTTGATGAACAAGATTTTGTTTCTGGTTTTACCCACGATGGCTTTGTTGATGCGGTTGATAAAGCCAAGCAATACATTACTGACGGCGATATCATGCAAGTTGTTTTATCGCAGCGCCTGTCGATTCCCTTTAAAGCGGAGCCCATCGATCTTTATCGTGCTTTACGCACCCTGAATCCGTCACCCTACATGTTTTACCTGCATCTCGATGATTTTCATGTGGTTGGCTCCTCACCAGAAATTCTAGTCAGGATGGAAGATCAAGAAATCACGGTTCGCCCCATTGCTGGCACGCGCAAGCGAGGCAAAACAGAGGCCGAAGATGTCGCGCTTGAAAATGAGCTACTGGCTGATCCCAAAGAATTGGCTGAGCATTTAATGCTGATTGATTTGGGCCGCAATGATATTGGCCGCGTCAGTGAAACCGGCAGCGTCAATTTAACCGATAAAATGGTGATCGAACGTTACTCTCATGTCATGCACATTGTTTCAAACGTCACCGGTAAATTAAAACCAACGTTCAATGCCATGGATGCGCTTCGAGCTACGTTTCCTGCCGGTACTGTCAGTGGCGCACCGAAAGTTCGGGCGATGGAGATCATTGATGAGCTAGAGCCTGTTAAGCGTGGCGTTTATGCTGGTGCTGTGGGATATTTATCCTGGACCGGTAACTTGGACACCGCCATCGCTATTCGTACTGCCGTTATCAAACAGGATCAACTGCATATTCAAGCCGGTGCCGGCATCGTTTACGACTCTGTTCCTGAGTCAGAATGGCAAGAAACAATGAACAAAGCCAGAGCCGTATTTCGTGCTGTAGCCATGGCTGAAGCCGGCTTGCAACCTCCAACCAGTGACTTGTCGTGA
- the crp gene encoding cAMP-activated global transcriptional regulator CRP, translated as MDYHKHKAIESGLAEFFQFCHSRHYPAKTIIVRPGDAADKLYYLREGSVSICMENEEGEELIVAYLNQGDFIGEVGLFSEVGDRMVTVRARSDCRTEEISYQQIRSMAETHLKNCYPMLLQTLAEQLARRLLSTTRKASDMAFLDVAGRVMAALEELSIQPDAMRHEEGIQIKVTRQEISRIVGCSREMVGRVMKELQEQGTLWAHGKTVILYDESHRRSPVQIKKRAI; from the coding sequence ATGGATTATCATAAACATAAAGCAATAGAATCTGGTTTGGCAGAATTTTTTCAGTTTTGTCACAGCCGGCATTATCCCGCAAAAACCATTATTGTCCGGCCCGGGGATGCGGCAGATAAACTGTATTATCTGCGTGAGGGATCCGTCAGCATCTGCATGGAAAACGAAGAGGGTGAAGAGCTTATTGTGGCTTATCTTAATCAGGGTGATTTCATTGGTGAGGTCGGTTTATTTTCAGAGGTCGGCGATCGCATGGTCACGGTGCGGGCGCGGAGTGACTGCCGCACAGAAGAAATCAGTTACCAACAGATTCGCAGTATGGCGGAAACCCACCTGAAAAACTGCTATCCAATGCTGTTACAAACCCTTGCAGAGCAATTAGCGCGTCGTTTATTAAGCACGACACGCAAAGCATCTGACATGGCATTTCTTGATGTGGCTGGTCGTGTGATGGCCGCATTGGAAGAATTATCTATCCAGCCCGATGCCATGCGTCATGAAGAAGGGATTCAGATTAAAGTGACGCGTCAGGAAATTAGCCGTATTGTTGGCTGTTCACGCGAAATGGTTGGCCGTGTCATGAAAGAGCTTCAAGAGCAGGGCACGCTATGGGCGCATGGTAAAACGGTTATCTTGTACGATGAGTCACATCGACGATCACCGGTTCAAATCAAAAAACGCGCAATTTAA
- the trpC gene encoding indole-3-glycerol phosphate synthase TrpC, protein MNSKPDILNKILQRKQQEIAERNGRVPLQKMQQLAEQALPVRGFVTAMQTKLAAGQSAVIAEVKKASPSKGLLREDFHPAEIARSYQAGGAACLSVLTDRDFFQGHEDYLQQAREACDLPVIRKDFIVDPYQVFEARAINADCILLIVAALTDAQLENLSQLALQLDMDVLVEVHDAIELQRALSLNLPLIGINNRDLRSFEISLQTTLALLPQIPDDVIVVTESGIHTAAHVEQMRNHDVNAFLIGETFMRAPDPGQALKALFES, encoded by the coding sequence ATGAATAGTAAGCCCGATATTCTCAACAAAATTCTGCAACGCAAGCAACAGGAAATTGCCGAACGTAACGGTCGCGTTCCATTGCAAAAAATGCAGCAGCTTGCTGAGCAAGCCCTGCCCGTTCGTGGCTTTGTCACGGCAATGCAAACGAAACTGGCGGCAGGACAAAGCGCCGTCATTGCCGAAGTAAAAAAAGCCTCGCCAAGTAAAGGTCTGCTTCGAGAAGATTTTCACCCGGCGGAGATTGCCCGCTCCTATCAAGCAGGAGGTGCCGCTTGTTTATCTGTTTTAACGGATAGAGATTTTTTTCAAGGTCACGAAGACTATCTGCAACAGGCACGGGAAGCTTGTGACTTACCCGTGATTCGAAAAGACTTTATTGTTGACCCATATCAAGTCTTTGAAGCAAGGGCTATCAATGCAGACTGTATTTTATTGATTGTTGCCGCTTTAACCGATGCGCAGTTAGAAAACCTCAGTCAATTGGCCTTGCAACTGGATATGGATGTCTTGGTTGAAGTCCATGATGCCATTGAGTTACAAAGGGCACTAAGCTTGAATTTACCCCTGATTGGCATTAATAACCGGGATTTACGGAGCTTTGAAATCTCGCTACAAACAACCTTGGCACTTTTGCCGCAAATCCCTGATGACGTGATTGTCGTAACAGAAAGTGGCATTCATACCGCAGCGCATGTTGAACAAATGCGAAATCATGATGTAAACGCTTTTTTGATCGGCGAAACTTTTATGCGCGCCCCAGATCCAGGACAAGCACTAAAAGCCTTGTTCGAATCTTAA
- a CDS encoding OsmC family protein, whose product MKARVKWVEDVLFLGQSGTGHTVVMEGPAEAGGQGTGMRPMELLLLGMAGCTAYDVVGILKNSKQEISDCDVSVTAERADDMPKVFTKIHVHYKIRGRQVKPNFVERAIKQSTEKYCSASIMLGKTAEISHAFDIEEIN is encoded by the coding sequence ATGAAAGCACGTGTGAAATGGGTTGAGGATGTTCTTTTTCTGGGCCAAAGTGGCACTGGCCATACCGTAGTGATGGAAGGCCCGGCTGAAGCCGGTGGACAAGGCACGGGCATGCGGCCAATGGAGTTATTACTGCTGGGCATGGCTGGCTGCACCGCCTATGACGTCGTGGGTATCCTGAAAAACTCTAAACAGGAAATCAGTGATTGTGATGTCAGTGTCACAGCAGAACGTGCTGATGACATGCCGAAAGTGTTTACCAAGATTCATGTGCATTACAAAATCCGAGGGCGGCAGGTAAAACCGAATTTTGTCGAACGGGCAATCAAACAATCGACCGAGAAATACTGTTCTGCCTCGATTATGCTCGGTAAAACAGCTGAAATCAGTCATGCTTTTGATATTGAAGAAATTAATTAA
- a CDS encoding aminodeoxychorismate synthase component II, with the protein MLLMIDNYDSFTYNLVQYFAELGVEVVVKRNDQLTLADIDKLNPDQIVISPGPCTPNEAGISLEVIKQFSGKKPLLGVCLGHQAIGQAFGGDVVHAREIMHGKTSQVHHHDRGVFNGLNNPLQATRYHSLVVKQQTLPDCFEITAWTESQPGQIDEIMGLRHKTLPVEGVQFHPESILTEQGHQLLKNFLEPL; encoded by the coding sequence ATGCTATTAATGATCGATAATTACGACTCTTTTACCTATAACCTGGTTCAGTACTTTGCTGAATTAGGTGTCGAAGTCGTTGTTAAACGCAATGACCAGTTAACACTGGCAGACATAGACAAATTAAACCCGGATCAGATTGTTATTTCACCCGGACCATGTACGCCGAATGAGGCGGGCATTTCTCTGGAGGTGATTAAACAATTTTCGGGCAAAAAACCGTTGTTAGGTGTTTGCCTCGGCCATCAGGCTATAGGCCAGGCATTCGGCGGTGATGTTGTTCATGCACGAGAAATCATGCATGGTAAAACCTCGCAGGTTCACCATCATGACCGGGGCGTCTTCAATGGATTGAATAATCCGCTACAAGCCACTCGCTATCACTCTTTAGTCGTTAAGCAGCAAACTTTACCAGACTGCTTTGAAATCACGGCTTGGACTGAAAGTCAGCCAGGACAGATTGATGAAATTATGGGCCTGCGCCATAAAACATTACCGGTTGAAGGTGTCCAGTTTCATCCAGAATCAATTCTGACTGAACAAGGCCATCAATTACTTAAGAATTTTCTGGAGCCCCTCTAA
- the recA gene encoding recombinase RecA encodes MDENRKKALGVALGQIEKQFGKGAVMRLGDGSAARDIEAVSTGSIGLDVALGIGGLPRGRVIEIYGPESSGKTTLTLHAIAEMQKMGGTAAFVDAEHALDPLYAEKLGVNIDDLLVSQPDTGEQALEIADMLVRSGAVDIVVVDSVAALTPKAEIEGDMGDSHMGLQARLMSQALRKLTANIKRSNTLVIFINQIRMKIGVMFGNPETTTGGNALKFYASVRLDIRRIGAIKKGDEILGNETRVKVVKNKVAPPFKQVEFDILYGEGISREGELIDLGVAANIVEKSGAWYSYDGNRIGQGKDNVRQYLKDNDAIAADIESKIRAVMLPKNSKAKPESDLSETESEA; translated from the coding sequence ATGGATGAAAACAGAAAAAAAGCGCTTGGCGTTGCCTTAGGTCAAATTGAGAAACAATTTGGCAAAGGCGCCGTGATGCGTTTAGGCGATGGAAGCGCCGCCCGTGATATCGAAGCTGTTTCAACCGGCTCAATTGGTCTTGATGTGGCGCTAGGTATTGGTGGCCTACCGCGCGGACGGGTGATTGAAATTTATGGTCCGGAATCTTCGGGCAAAACCACCTTAACGCTGCATGCCATTGCCGAAATGCAAAAAATGGGTGGCACAGCGGCTTTTGTCGACGCAGAACATGCACTCGATCCATTGTACGCAGAAAAACTGGGCGTCAATATTGATGATTTACTGGTTTCACAACCCGACACCGGCGAACAAGCCTTGGAAATCGCCGATATGCTGGTCCGAAGTGGTGCAGTCGATATTGTTGTTGTTGACTCTGTCGCCGCCCTGACACCAAAAGCAGAAATCGAAGGTGATATGGGCGACAGTCATATGGGCTTGCAAGCCCGATTGATGTCACAGGCATTGAGAAAGTTAACAGCCAATATTAAACGCTCTAACACCCTCGTTATCTTTATCAATCAGATTCGGATGAAAATTGGCGTCATGTTTGGGAACCCTGAAACAACAACGGGAGGTAATGCCCTAAAATTTTACGCCTCTGTCCGTTTGGACATTCGACGCATTGGCGCCATCAAAAAAGGCGATGAAATTTTAGGTAATGAAACGCGCGTCAAGGTGGTGAAAAATAAAGTCGCGCCTCCATTTAAGCAAGTTGAGTTTGATATTCTTTACGGTGAAGGCATTTCACGCGAAGGCGAGCTCATTGATTTAGGCGTGGCGGCGAATATTGTTGAAAAATCGGGGGCTTGGTATAGCTATGACGGCAACCGAATCGGTCAGGGCAAAGATAATGTCCGTCAGTATTTGAAAGATAATGACGCCATCGCAGCGGATATCGAAAGCAAAATTCGCGCGGTGATGCTGCCTAAAAACAGCAAAGCAAAACCGGAAAGTGATTTATCTGAGACTGAATCAGAGGCGTGA